One window of Mauremys reevesii isolate NIE-2019 linkage group 4, ASM1616193v1, whole genome shotgun sequence genomic DNA carries:
- the TMEM229B gene encoding transmembrane protein 229B isoform X3 produces the protein MAAAEPLTAFSRWYLYAIHGYFCEVMFTAAWEFVVNFNWKFPGVTSVWALFIYGTSILIVEKMYLYLKDKCNILVRCLIYTLWTYLWEFTTGFILRQFNACPWDYSQFDFDFMGLITLEYAIPWFCAAFIMEQLVIRNTLRLRFDENAEPGDPTATIALANGHVKTN, from the coding sequence ATGGCTGCTGCAGAACCCCTGACTGCCTTCTCACGGTGGTACCTCTATGCCATTCATGGCTATTTCTGTGAGGTGATGTTTACGGCTGCCTGGGAGTTTGTGGTCAACTTTAACTGGAAGTTCCCAGGTGTCACCAGTGTCTGGGCGCTCTTCATCTATGGCACCTCCATACTCATCGTGGAGAAGATGTACCTGTATCTGAAAGACAAGTGTAACATTTTAGTGCGATGCCTAATTTACACCCTCTGGACATACCTTTGGGAGTTCACAACTGGCTTCATCCTGCGCCAGTTTAACGCCTGCCCTTGGGACTATTCACAGTTTGATTTTGACTTCATGGGCCTAATCACCCTAGAGTATGCCATCCCATGGTTCTGTGCTGCGTTCATCATGGAGCAGCTGGTTATCAGGAACACCTTGCGCTTGCGATTTGATGAAAATGCTGAGCCAGGGGACCCCACCGCCACAATCGCCTTGGCCAACGGCCATGTCAAAACCAATTGA
- the TMEM229B gene encoding transmembrane protein 229B isoform X2, whose product MLWGAWKLHLSREVSKSSSWGLCGRMAAAEPLTAFSRWYLYAIHGYFCEVMFTAAWEFVVNFNWKFPGVTSVWALFIYGTSILIVEKMYLYLKDKCNILVRCLIYTLWTYLWEFTTGFILRQFNACPWDYSQFDFDFMGLITLEYAIPWFCAAFIMEQLVIRNTLRLRFDENAEPGDPTATIALANGHVKTN is encoded by the coding sequence AGTTCCAGCTGGGGACTGTGTGGAAGGATGGCTGCTGCAGAACCCCTGACTGCCTTCTCACGGTGGTACCTCTATGCCATTCATGGCTATTTCTGTGAGGTGATGTTTACGGCTGCCTGGGAGTTTGTGGTCAACTTTAACTGGAAGTTCCCAGGTGTCACCAGTGTCTGGGCGCTCTTCATCTATGGCACCTCCATACTCATCGTGGAGAAGATGTACCTGTATCTGAAAGACAAGTGTAACATTTTAGTGCGATGCCTAATTTACACCCTCTGGACATACCTTTGGGAGTTCACAACTGGCTTCATCCTGCGCCAGTTTAACGCCTGCCCTTGGGACTATTCACAGTTTGATTTTGACTTCATGGGCCTAATCACCCTAGAGTATGCCATCCCATGGTTCTGTGCTGCGTTCATCATGGAGCAGCTGGTTATCAGGAACACCTTGCGCTTGCGATTTGATGAAAATGCTGAGCCAGGGGACCCCACCGCCACAATCGCCTTGGCCAACGGCCATGTCAAAACCAATTGA
- the TMEM229B gene encoding transmembrane protein 229B isoform X1, translating to MPFLGKSPPSALFTLSIIWMPFLLWKSSFSPKQILLSLTSCQYLTSSAISYCIERGIMLQSREVLHSLSMALSSSWGLCGRMAAAEPLTAFSRWYLYAIHGYFCEVMFTAAWEFVVNFNWKFPGVTSVWALFIYGTSILIVEKMYLYLKDKCNILVRCLIYTLWTYLWEFTTGFILRQFNACPWDYSQFDFDFMGLITLEYAIPWFCAAFIMEQLVIRNTLRLRFDENAEPGDPTATIALANGHVKTN from the exons ATGCCATTTTTAGGTAAATCTCCTCCCTCTGCCCTCTTCACTCTGTCCATTATTTGGATGCCTTTTCTCCTTTGGAAGTCTTCCTTCTCTCCCAAACAAATCCTTCTCTCACTCACCTCCTGCCAGTACCTCACCTCCAGTGCAATTTCATATTGTATAGAGAGAGGCATCATGTTACAGAGCAGGGAGGTTTTACACTCTCTCTCTATGGCATTG AGTTCCAGCTGGGGACTGTGTGGAAGGATGGCTGCTGCAGAACCCCTGACTGCCTTCTCACGGTGGTACCTCTATGCCATTCATGGCTATTTCTGTGAGGTGATGTTTACGGCTGCCTGGGAGTTTGTGGTCAACTTTAACTGGAAGTTCCCAGGTGTCACCAGTGTCTGGGCGCTCTTCATCTATGGCACCTCCATACTCATCGTGGAGAAGATGTACCTGTATCTGAAAGACAAGTGTAACATTTTAGTGCGATGCCTAATTTACACCCTCTGGACATACCTTTGGGAGTTCACAACTGGCTTCATCCTGCGCCAGTTTAACGCCTGCCCTTGGGACTATTCACAGTTTGATTTTGACTTCATGGGCCTAATCACCCTAGAGTATGCCATCCCATGGTTCTGTGCTGCGTTCATCATGGAGCAGCTGGTTATCAGGAACACCTTGCGCTTGCGATTTGATGAAAATGCTGAGCCAGGGGACCCCACCGCCACAATCGCCTTGGCCAACGGCCATGTCAAAACCAATTGA